From one Ammospiza caudacuta isolate bAmmCau1 chromosome 8, bAmmCau1.pri, whole genome shotgun sequence genomic stretch:
- the ASB1 gene encoding ankyrin repeat and SOCS box protein 1, with protein MAEGGDAPAPGSAGRNLKEWLREQFCDHPLEHCEDTRLHDAAFVGDLPTLRSLLQDESFQSRINEKSVWCCGWLPCTPLRIAATAGHGPCVDFLLRKGAQIDLVDVKGQTALYVAVVNGHLECAKILLKAGADPNGSRHHRSTPVYHAARVGRADILQELIRYGADVDVNHQPASRGPGQALRPLTTLVVCPLYISAAYHNLPCFRLLLQAGADPDFNCCGPINVQGFSRGSPVCVLDAVLRHGCEPAFVRLLVDFGADLNLVKVEALGLEATGRVKVNAEALEVFKEARGRARSLLSLCRIAVRRILGKSRLDLIHSLPIPDPIKQFLLHENS; from the exons ATGGCGGAGGGCGGGGACGCGCCCGCCCCGGGCAG CGCAGGTCGCAACCTGAAGGAGTGGCTGCGGGAGCAGTTCTGCGACCACCCGCTGGAGCACTGCGAGGACACCCGGCTGCACGACGCGGCCTTCGTGGGGGACCTGCCCACGCTGCGCAGCCTGCTGCAGGACGAGAGCTTCCAGAG ccGGATCAACGAGAAGTCGGTGTGGTGCTGCGGCTGGCTGCCCTGCACGCCGCTGCGCATCGCCGCCACCGCCGGCCACGGGCCCTGCGTCGACTTCCTGCTGCGCAAGGGGGCCCAGATCGACCTGGTGGACGTCAAGGGGCAGACAGCTCTCTACGTGGCTGTGGTCAACGGGCACCTGGAGTGTGCCAAGATCCTGCTGAAGGCCGGCGCTGACCCCAATGGGAGCCGGCACCACCGCAGCACCCCGGTGTACCACGCGGCACGGGTGGGGCGCGCCGAcatcctgcaggagctcatCAG gTACGGTGCGGATGTGGACGTGAACCACCAGCCGGCGTCGCGCGGGCCGGGGCAGGCGCTGCGGCCGCTGACCACGCTGGTGGTGTGTCCCCTGTACATCAGCGCTGCCTACCACAACCTGCCCTGCTTCCGCCTGCTGCTCCAGGCGGGAGCCGACCCGGATTTCAACTGCTGCGGGCCCATCAACGTGCAGGGCTTCTCGCGGGGCTCGCCCGTGTGCGTGCTGGACGCCGTGCTGCGGCACGGCTGCGAGCCCGCCTTCGTGCGCCTGCTCGTCGACTTCGGCGCCGATCTCAACCTCGTCAAGGTGGAGGCCCTGGGGCTCGAGGCCACGGGCAGGGTCAAAGTGAACGCCGAGGCGCTGGAGGTGTTCAAAGAGGCGAGGG GCCGCGCCCGGAGCCTCTTGTCCCTGTGCCGCATAGCAGTGCGGAGAATCCTTGGCAAATCCCGCCTGGATCTGATCCACAGCCTTCCCATCCCTGACCCCATTAAACAATTTTTACTCCATGAAAACAGTTAA